One Corallococcus exiguus DNA segment encodes these proteins:
- a CDS encoding MXAN_5187 family protein, with protein sequence MVRLKFLLFALLVLGLGLAHLPTLSAPQRARAVEGASLQAASGTGEVARRVDARRAEVQSLALKLAGSPQMAAAVRALTPAPAPKSPRDRYGSKDAEETVGLLPLTAERFGALRTAAEAGLPQELQGAVVAVVAGDAVFHARAGAEPSSDTAALDVAALAKAGTSVVDAFGAPHVFASVPLAWSGEGTPAPAVTLVVGVPLAADAALQGALEASGAAAVGLVQGGDKVVGGVGAEKARLEGSLPRLTVGAKDTVLESGSLQTLGPVQLPAFTNGDAMGGQAPLFVGSRQALTGTPYEVVVLAGTAATLAPLAAYQHTALLALAGLFVLSLVWTALMGGSKKDSGEETVSGGSDTLGWGAAMAAQQSAPAAQPVANTSPPAPAAVAPVAAAPADPFGSSAHAEPLSNPFGSAAHSEPLSNPFASVAPPAAAPADPFGDAFPFPGTPAPAADPFAMPPPAAAPFAMPPPAAAPLADPFAGVESFPFPSPPSAYPPPAAEQFAPPPAYAHGGAMPFEQPVPSAEPIAPAAPRHAAFAFEDQPTAAYSLQQAANPFALAAAQSSDPESPETTRVAAIPRELLQASTRPTSEAIPMPAPRSNAVPLPMPGVNGAAAAALSEEQHFQDVFREFVTTRERCGEQADGLTYDKFVQKLRKNKEQLVTKYACKTVRFQVYVKEGKAALKATPVKD encoded by the coding sequence ATGGTCCGCCTCAAGTTCCTGCTGTTCGCACTCCTGGTCCTCGGACTGGGCCTGGCTCACCTCCCGACGCTGTCGGCGCCTCAGCGTGCGCGCGCGGTGGAAGGTGCGTCGCTCCAGGCCGCGTCGGGTACCGGCGAGGTCGCGCGTCGCGTGGATGCACGTCGCGCGGAAGTGCAATCCCTGGCGCTGAAGCTCGCCGGCAGCCCCCAGATGGCCGCCGCCGTGCGCGCGCTGACTCCCGCGCCCGCGCCGAAGTCTCCGCGCGACCGCTACGGTTCGAAGGACGCGGAGGAGACGGTCGGACTGCTGCCGCTCACCGCGGAGCGCTTCGGCGCGCTGCGCACCGCCGCGGAAGCCGGTCTGCCCCAGGAGCTCCAGGGCGCGGTGGTGGCGGTGGTGGCCGGCGACGCGGTCTTCCACGCGCGCGCGGGCGCCGAGCCTTCCTCGGACACCGCGGCGTTGGATGTCGCGGCGCTCGCCAAGGCGGGCACGTCCGTGGTGGACGCCTTCGGGGCGCCGCATGTGTTCGCGTCCGTGCCGCTCGCGTGGAGCGGTGAGGGGACTCCTGCTCCGGCGGTGACGCTGGTGGTGGGCGTGCCCCTGGCCGCGGATGCCGCGCTGCAGGGCGCGCTGGAGGCGTCCGGCGCGGCCGCGGTGGGGCTCGTGCAGGGCGGCGACAAGGTGGTGGGTGGCGTGGGCGCGGAGAAGGCGCGGCTGGAGGGCTCCCTGCCCCGGCTGACGGTGGGTGCGAAGGACACGGTGCTGGAGTCGGGTTCGCTCCAGACGCTGGGCCCGGTGCAGCTGCCCGCCTTCACCAATGGCGACGCGATGGGCGGCCAGGCGCCGCTGTTCGTGGGCTCGCGCCAGGCGCTGACGGGCACGCCGTATGAAGTCGTGGTCCTCGCGGGCACGGCGGCGACGCTGGCTCCGCTGGCCGCGTACCAGCACACCGCGCTGCTCGCGCTCGCGGGCCTGTTCGTGCTGAGCCTGGTGTGGACGGCGCTGATGGGCGGGAGCAAGAAGGACTCCGGCGAGGAGACCGTGTCGGGCGGTTCGGACACGCTGGGCTGGGGCGCGGCGATGGCCGCGCAGCAGTCCGCGCCCGCCGCGCAGCCCGTGGCCAACACGTCGCCGCCGGCTCCGGCCGCCGTGGCACCCGTGGCCGCTGCTCCCGCGGATCCGTTCGGGTCGAGCGCGCACGCGGAGCCCCTGTCCAACCCGTTCGGGTCGGCCGCTCACTCGGAGCCCCTGTCCAATCCGTTCGCCTCGGTCGCTCCGCCGGCCGCTGCTCCCGCGGATCCGTTCGGGGACGCGTTCCCCTTCCCGGGCACTCCGGCTCCGGCCGCGGATCCGTTCGCGATGCCGCCTCCGGCCGCCGCTCCGTTCGCGATGCCGCCTCCGGCCGCCGCTCCGCTGGCGGATCCGTTCGCCGGGGTGGAGTCGTTCCCGTTCCCGTCTCCGCCCTCGGCCTATCCGCCGCCGGCCGCGGAGCAGTTCGCGCCGCCTCCGGCGTACGCCCATGGCGGCGCGATGCCCTTCGAGCAGCCGGTCCCGTCGGCCGAGCCCATTGCTCCGGCGGCGCCGCGTCACGCCGCGTTCGCCTTCGAGGATCAGCCCACGGCGGCGTACTCGCTCCAGCAGGCGGCCAATCCGTTCGCGCTGGCGGCGGCGCAGTCCTCGGATCCAGAGTCCCCGGAGACGACGCGCGTGGCGGCGATTCCGCGCGAGCTGCTCCAGGCCAGCACCCGGCCCACGTCGGAGGCCATCCCGATGCCGGCTCCGCGCTCCAACGCGGTGCCGCTGCCCATGCCGGGCGTCAACGGCGCGGCGGCCGCGGCGCTCTCGGAGGAGCAGCACTTCCAGGACGTCTTCCGCGAGTTCGTCACCACGCGCGAGCGCTGCGGTGAGCAGGCGGACGGCCTGACGTACGACAAGTTCGTGCAGAAGCTGCGCAAGAACAAGGAGCAGCTCGTCACGAAGTACGCGTGCAAGACGGTGCGCTTCCAGGTCTACGTGAAGGAGGGCAAGGCCGCCCTCAAGGCGACGCCCGTCAAGGACTGA
- a CDS encoding ATP-binding protein, whose product MRLRTRLALAFALLALVPLAVVVPLTLTRLRDTLSRELDARMTAATASAQESLERSAANARRAVEELVESPAMEDLVRDARTAPLRVIQANTAEGLMKSRGLTVLTLFDRNGTVLSSGHLPARRGDPDPALFAVTKEKSPRPVTVRVDVRGDAGLRQVPALVTARPVDYGDVRLWAVGGVVLDDGLAQHLARLTQSDVTLLSGGTQVAHAGSAAPPTVEQLLPLGNAASVRLTFSRAAAREAEEGVMRAFLLLAGLGLGFAALLGLLVSRWMTRPVEALTSGARRVAEGALDVQVTARATGEVGELVRTFNHMTSELKNTTERLMATERIAAWQEVARRLAHEIKNPLTPIRMSLETLMAAHEARHPSFPTLFKESARVVLEEVERLRRIVDEFSRFARLPKPQLAPVDLGELTQSVLSLYAAPPEGIQMVPTLQTGVVARADRDQLTQVLVNLVKNAEEAMTGKGGALRVRVKGTDADAIVEVEDEGPGIPLEHRARIFEPYFTTKDGGTGLGLAIAARILQEHGGRLEVGGEPGQGARFSVVLPRAS is encoded by the coding sequence ATGCGCCTGAGGACCCGGCTCGCGCTCGCCTTCGCCCTCCTCGCGCTGGTGCCGCTGGCGGTCGTCGTTCCCCTGACGCTGACGCGCCTGCGCGACACGCTGTCGCGCGAGCTCGACGCGCGCATGACGGCCGCCACCGCCTCCGCGCAGGAGTCCCTGGAGCGCTCCGCCGCCAACGCGCGCCGCGCCGTCGAGGAACTGGTGGAGAGCCCCGCCATGGAGGACCTCGTGCGCGACGCGCGCACCGCCCCCCTGCGCGTCATCCAGGCCAACACCGCCGAGGGCCTGATGAAGAGCCGCGGCCTCACCGTGCTCACGCTCTTCGACCGCAACGGCACCGTGCTGTCCTCTGGGCACCTGCCCGCCCGGCGCGGCGACCCGGACCCCGCCCTCTTCGCCGTGACGAAGGAGAAGTCCCCCAGGCCCGTGACCGTGCGCGTGGACGTGCGGGGCGACGCGGGCCTGCGCCAGGTCCCCGCGCTCGTCACCGCGCGCCCCGTGGACTACGGCGACGTGCGCCTGTGGGCCGTGGGCGGCGTGGTGCTGGACGACGGCCTGGCCCAGCACCTGGCCCGCCTCACCCAATCCGACGTGACGCTCCTGTCCGGCGGCACCCAGGTCGCGCACGCGGGCAGCGCGGCCCCGCCCACCGTGGAGCAGCTACTGCCGCTGGGCAACGCGGCCTCCGTGCGCCTCACCTTCAGCCGCGCCGCCGCGCGCGAAGCCGAAGAGGGTGTCATGCGCGCGTTCCTCCTCCTCGCCGGCCTGGGCCTGGGCTTCGCGGCGCTCCTGGGCCTCCTGGTCTCGCGCTGGATGACGCGCCCCGTGGAGGCCCTCACCTCCGGCGCCCGCCGCGTGGCGGAAGGCGCGCTGGACGTCCAGGTGACGGCCCGGGCCACCGGCGAGGTGGGCGAGCTCGTCCGGACGTTCAATCACATGACGTCCGAGCTGAAGAACACCACCGAGCGCCTGATGGCCACCGAGCGCATCGCCGCGTGGCAGGAGGTCGCCCGGCGCCTGGCGCACGAAATCAAGAACCCCCTCACCCCCATCCGAATGTCGCTGGAGACGCTGATGGCCGCGCACGAGGCGCGCCACCCCAGCTTCCCCACCCTCTTCAAGGAGAGCGCGCGCGTGGTGCTGGAGGAGGTGGAGCGGCTGCGGCGCATCGTGGACGAGTTCAGCCGCTTCGCGCGCCTGCCCAAGCCCCAGCTCGCCCCGGTGGACCTGGGCGAGCTGACCCAGAGCGTCCTGTCGCTGTACGCCGCGCCCCCCGAAGGCATCCAGATGGTCCCCACGCTCCAGACGGGCGTGGTGGCCCGCGCGGACCGCGACCAGCTCACCCAGGTGCTCGTCAACCTGGTGAAGAACGCGGAAGAAGCGATGACGGGCAAGGGCGGCGCGCTGCGCGTGCGCGTGAAGGGCACCGACGCGGACGCCATCGTCGAGGTGGAGGACGAAGGCCCCGGCATCCCCTTGGAGCACCGCGCCCGCATCTTCGAGCCCTACTTCACCACCAAGGACGGCGGCACCGGCCTGGGGCTCGCCATCGCCGCGCGCATCCTCCAGGAGCACGGCGGCCGCCTGGAGGTCGGCGGAGAGCCGGGCCAGGGCGCCCGCTTCAGCGTCGTGCTCCCCCGCGCGAGCTGA
- a CDS encoding ABC transporter substrate-binding protein, translating to MLIRSALAGLVLLSSTPALSASRPRYGGELRVAHAGPPEIGEPALADTPMEAALLGLLTRSVCRVDTGGQVHPTLARELSRPVPQALRVAMPSAASATAVARAWTRLSSTESQSPYRALLYPLRGDGRQVTSTGATLDLALAFPWPDLERSLCHPALATPPSPASGPFSAAGRGVLEAQVAWPEGRPYLDRLALTATDERGLARLWSARQVQVELGTPPDDNTLTGAALYATYLAYSPRKVPADFRQAVESAIDREDLTRLFVKGPAVPMANLLPPALMPQGPRPRPNAPPTGAPRKVTLVYDAALADQRAVAERIQVKLHDQGYTVALEPQSRAALRSRQAKGDFELMLSAFLLPPVPGPALAVVLEAGGRRDLLGVELPPIGALTDAGARDARSRERALALAPSVPLIPLYAQGLALRVAPEVTGLVLDAQGLPVLEGAWLAPVEASGGGGRP from the coding sequence GTGCTGATCCGCTCCGCACTCGCGGGCCTCGTGTTGCTGTCCTCCACTCCGGCACTGTCGGCCAGCCGTCCGCGCTACGGCGGCGAGCTGCGGGTGGCGCACGCGGGGCCCCCTGAAATCGGGGAGCCCGCGCTCGCGGACACACCGATGGAGGCCGCGCTGCTGGGCCTGCTGACCCGGTCCGTGTGCCGCGTGGACACCGGCGGACAGGTGCACCCGACCCTGGCGCGCGAACTGTCGCGCCCCGTACCGCAGGCCCTGCGCGTGGCGATGCCCTCCGCGGCCAGCGCGACCGCCGTGGCCCGCGCGTGGACACGGCTGTCCTCCACGGAGTCGCAGTCTCCGTACCGCGCGCTCCTGTATCCACTGCGCGGCGATGGCCGGCAGGTGACGTCCACCGGCGCCACGCTGGACCTGGCGCTGGCGTTTCCGTGGCCCGACCTGGAGCGCTCGCTGTGCCACCCTGCCCTCGCGACGCCGCCGTCGCCCGCGTCGGGACCGTTCAGTGCCGCGGGCCGTGGCGTGCTGGAAGCCCAGGTCGCGTGGCCCGAAGGCCGTCCGTACCTGGACCGGCTGGCGCTCACCGCCACGGATGAGCGGGGCCTCGCGCGACTGTGGTCCGCGCGGCAGGTGCAGGTGGAGCTGGGCACGCCGCCCGACGACAACACCCTCACGGGCGCCGCGCTGTACGCGACCTATCTGGCGTACTCGCCCCGGAAGGTGCCCGCGGACTTCCGTCAGGCGGTGGAGAGCGCCATCGACCGCGAGGACCTCACGCGGCTGTTCGTGAAGGGCCCCGCGGTGCCCATGGCGAACCTGCTGCCGCCCGCGTTGATGCCCCAGGGCCCCAGGCCTCGGCCCAATGCGCCTCCGACGGGCGCGCCCCGCAAGGTGACGCTCGTCTATGACGCCGCGCTGGCGGATCAACGCGCCGTGGCCGAGCGCATCCAGGTCAAGCTGCACGACCAGGGCTACACCGTCGCGCTGGAGCCCCAGTCGCGCGCCGCGCTGCGAAGCCGTCAGGCGAAGGGCGACTTCGAGCTGATGCTCAGCGCGTTCCTGCTGCCGCCCGTTCCCGGCCCCGCGCTGGCGGTGGTGCTGGAAGCTGGCGGCCGCCGCGACCTGCTCGGCGTGGAGCTGCCGCCCATCGGGGCCCTGACGGACGCCGGAGCCCGGGACGCACGAAGCCGTGAACGGGCCCTGGCGCTCGCGCCCTCCGTGCCCCTCATTCCGCTGTACGCCCAGGGACTCGCGCTGCGCGTCGCGCCGGAGGTGACGGGGCTCGTGCTGGATGCCCAGGGCCTGCCCGTGCTCGAAGGCGCCTGGCTCGCCCCCGTCGAGGCCTCTGGCGGCGGAGGCCGGCCGTGA
- a CDS encoding FG-GAP repeat domain-containing protein — MSRSLLPLVLALAFALPAQAESDESAPPASARLALAVADAIRGAPAEAPVALCLSGSSPELRRAFGTLLAARLAAMNLGPVVLDVAPERAEAAAREQGARSLARLTLDVEGGELVARGDVLGTWVNFWSGRTPTRPPKPAAAVAEGVEADAAVLALAAVGTPSSGVTGPGPRERRPVRLLGAVFARLETPLAALAAGDLDGDGRDEVAALTEHEVVVFGADGRVLARRELEGAAATATTREPFGALAVLTGPPRLAAWSTRYARGEVLVLDKAKGTLRPSGTLDAAPLGTAERGTFVPGQTVFAPEVRLADGRSLTVPAPFGTASFAAPRMLFVHADSTASLYMRPASAPLKVSGLGAGSALGDLDGDGVPELLTTSPQLQPSPDVLRVLSLNSDAPMAHEPLWQGALPPGRALYVVTADLDGDKRREVIVGSWKPDGTSELFLLRQGAP; from the coding sequence GTGAGTCGCTCGCTCCTTCCGCTGGTCCTCGCGCTCGCGTTCGCCCTGCCCGCCCAGGCGGAGTCGGACGAAAGCGCGCCTCCCGCCTCCGCCCGGCTGGCCCTGGCCGTGGCCGACGCCATCCGCGGTGCACCCGCGGAGGCGCCCGTAGCGCTCTGCCTGTCCGGAAGCTCTCCGGAGTTGCGCCGGGCCTTCGGGACGCTGCTCGCCGCGCGGCTCGCCGCGATGAACCTGGGGCCGGTGGTGCTGGACGTTGCGCCCGAGCGCGCCGAGGCCGCCGCCCGCGAACAGGGAGCCCGCTCGCTGGCGCGGCTCACGCTGGACGTGGAGGGCGGCGAGTTGGTGGCGCGGGGTGACGTGCTGGGCACGTGGGTGAACTTCTGGTCCGGCCGCACGCCCACGCGTCCACCGAAGCCCGCCGCCGCCGTGGCCGAGGGCGTGGAGGCCGATGCCGCGGTGCTGGCGTTGGCGGCGGTGGGGACGCCGTCCTCGGGAGTCACGGGTCCGGGTCCGCGGGAGCGGCGGCCGGTGCGGCTGCTGGGCGCGGTGTTCGCGAGGCTGGAGACACCGCTGGCCGCGCTGGCGGCGGGCGACCTGGATGGCGATGGCCGCGATGAAGTGGCCGCGCTCACCGAGCACGAGGTGGTGGTGTTCGGCGCGGACGGGCGGGTGCTCGCGAGGCGGGAGCTGGAAGGGGCGGCGGCCACGGCGACGACGCGCGAGCCCTTCGGAGCGCTGGCGGTGCTGACGGGGCCGCCGCGACTGGCGGCCTGGAGCACGCGGTATGCGCGCGGCGAGGTGCTGGTGCTGGACAAGGCGAAGGGGACGCTGCGTCCGTCGGGGACGCTGGACGCAGCGCCGCTGGGGACGGCGGAGCGCGGGACGTTCGTGCCGGGACAGACGGTGTTCGCGCCCGAGGTCCGGCTGGCGGACGGGCGGAGTCTCACCGTGCCCGCGCCCTTCGGTACGGCGAGCTTCGCGGCGCCGCGCATGCTGTTCGTGCACGCGGACAGCACGGCGTCGCTCTACATGCGTCCCGCATCCGCGCCGTTGAAGGTGTCCGGGCTGGGCGCGGGCAGCGCGCTGGGAGACCTGGATGGGGACGGGGTGCCGGAGCTGCTCACCACGTCACCTCAGCTCCAGCCGTCGCCAGACGTGTTGAGGGTGCTGTCGTTGAACTCCGACGCGCCGATGGCGCACGAGCCCCTGTGGCAGGGAGCGCTCCCGCCGGGCCGGGCGCTGTACGTGGTGACGGCGGACCTGGATGGTGACAAGCGCCGCGAAGTCATCGTGGGTTCGTGGAAGCCGGACGGCACGAGCGAGCTGTTCCTCCTGCGCCAGGGTGCACCGTGA
- a CDS encoding penicillin-binding protein 1A — translation MTPARPMPPSPEPLSPAPTGAPPPKKGGFGAALWRWTKRLLVLGAVGLVLVIGVCVGTYVYFSRDLPSVESLRNYQPPQVTKVTCADGSLCAEYALERRTLVRMEDLPPHVRNAFLAAEDADFYKHEGLDPFGILRAGVKNLIPGSRKSGASTLTQQVVKNMLLTPERSLGRKIREWILTPRLEQALTKDQILSLYINGVYFGQRRYGLEEAALYYFGKHAKDLTVGEAAVLAGTVQSPHRINPVANITRAKARQRYVLEQMAGQGFVPRAVVDAEKEKPIVLAPRKTVSAGAYYAEEIRRTLIERYGEKTVMEGGLRVDIALVPKLQTTAEQAVRDGLEAVDRRQGYRGAQGKLEEAQWKRYRELIVQRIEEAGRRQKDQGYVADLAPLAQPLAAPAPAKTPTAQEVEGAEEPRPAALAADTDSEEEEAQSPERARVGQVILKPMEEGLRLTGYVTEVDTKRNVARVDLVGRTAEVSFDSTTWARQKGKKAPKDISDVFTPGELVFVRVLKAPPAPAFVEATLDQVPVVQGGLVVINPANRNVVAMVGGYDAERSSFNRATQAKRQPGSSFKPFIYGAALASGRFTPLSTVNDAPESIRDPYTGKTWRPKNFDGRFEGPMTLRTALSKSKNTVSVRLIESVTPATAIDFARRAGIRSALPENLTLALGTGEVTMLEAVNAYATLQANGRYAEPLTLLRVRDAKGTVLEEHQPAFEETLPPAVAYLTTSLMRSVVEDGSARAVRELNRPAAGKTGTTNESKDTWFNGYTMDWVASAWVGFDDNSPLGSSETGGRAALPMWLNFMRVAEEGLPARDFEVPPGVTQVRIDPVTGLLAGNAVPGRMEPYLEGTQPTAEAPPPGQVTPDNYFLEEGGKRGL, via the coding sequence ATGACTCCGGCCCGACCGATGCCTCCTTCTCCCGAGCCCCTCTCCCCGGCCCCGACCGGAGCCCCGCCGCCCAAGAAGGGCGGCTTCGGCGCCGCGCTGTGGCGCTGGACGAAGCGGCTCCTGGTGCTGGGCGCCGTGGGGCTGGTGCTCGTCATCGGCGTGTGCGTGGGCACGTACGTCTACTTCAGCCGCGACCTGCCCTCCGTGGAGTCGCTGCGCAACTACCAGCCGCCGCAGGTGACGAAGGTGACGTGCGCGGACGGCTCACTCTGCGCGGAGTACGCGCTGGAGCGCCGCACGCTCGTCCGCATGGAGGACCTGCCCCCGCACGTGCGCAACGCGTTCCTCGCCGCCGAGGACGCGGACTTCTACAAGCACGAGGGCCTGGACCCCTTCGGCATCCTGCGCGCGGGAGTGAAGAACCTCATCCCCGGCAGCCGCAAGTCCGGCGCGTCCACGCTCACGCAGCAGGTCGTGAAGAACATGCTGCTCACGCCCGAGCGCAGCCTGGGCCGCAAAATCCGGGAGTGGATCCTCACGCCGCGCCTGGAGCAGGCGCTCACCAAGGATCAGATCCTCAGCCTCTACATCAACGGCGTGTACTTCGGGCAGCGGCGCTACGGGCTGGAGGAGGCGGCGCTCTACTACTTCGGCAAGCACGCCAAGGACCTGACCGTGGGCGAGGCCGCCGTGCTCGCGGGCACAGTGCAGTCTCCCCACCGCATCAACCCGGTGGCGAACATCACCCGCGCCAAGGCGCGCCAGCGCTACGTGCTGGAGCAGATGGCGGGCCAGGGCTTCGTGCCGCGCGCGGTGGTGGACGCGGAGAAGGAGAAGCCCATCGTGCTCGCGCCGCGCAAGACGGTCAGCGCGGGCGCCTACTACGCGGAGGAAATCCGCCGCACGCTGATTGAACGCTACGGCGAGAAGACGGTGATGGAGGGCGGCCTGCGCGTGGACATCGCGCTCGTGCCCAAGCTCCAGACCACCGCCGAGCAGGCCGTGCGTGACGGACTGGAGGCCGTGGACCGGCGCCAGGGCTACCGGGGCGCACAGGGCAAGCTGGAGGAGGCGCAGTGGAAGCGCTACCGCGAGCTCATCGTCCAGCGCATCGAGGAGGCCGGCCGCCGGCAGAAGGACCAGGGCTACGTCGCGGACCTGGCGCCGCTGGCGCAGCCTCTCGCCGCCCCGGCTCCGGCGAAGACGCCCACCGCGCAGGAGGTGGAAGGCGCCGAGGAGCCGCGCCCCGCCGCCCTGGCCGCGGACACGGACTCGGAGGAAGAGGAGGCCCAGTCGCCGGAGCGTGCGCGCGTGGGCCAGGTCATCCTCAAGCCGATGGAGGAGGGGCTGCGCCTCACCGGCTACGTGACGGAGGTGGACACGAAGCGCAACGTGGCACGCGTGGACCTGGTGGGCCGCACCGCGGAGGTGTCCTTCGATTCCACCACCTGGGCGCGGCAGAAGGGCAAGAAGGCGCCCAAGGACATCTCGGACGTGTTCACTCCCGGGGAACTGGTGTTCGTGCGCGTGCTCAAGGCTCCTCCAGCGCCGGCCTTCGTGGAGGCCACGTTGGATCAGGTGCCCGTGGTGCAGGGCGGGCTCGTGGTCATCAACCCGGCCAACCGCAACGTGGTGGCCATGGTGGGCGGCTATGACGCGGAGCGCTCGTCGTTCAACCGCGCCACGCAGGCGAAGCGGCAGCCGGGTTCGTCGTTCAAGCCCTTCATCTACGGCGCGGCGCTGGCCAGTGGTCGCTTCACCCCGCTCTCCACGGTGAACGACGCGCCGGAGTCCATCCGCGACCCGTACACGGGCAAGACGTGGCGGCCCAAGAACTTCGACGGGCGCTTCGAAGGTCCCATGACGCTGCGCACGGCGCTGAGCAAGTCGAAGAACACGGTGTCCGTGCGGCTCATCGAGTCCGTCACTCCCGCGACCGCCATCGACTTCGCGCGCCGGGCCGGCATCCGCTCCGCGCTGCCGGAGAACCTCACGCTGGCCCTGGGCACCGGTGAGGTGACGATGCTGGAGGCCGTCAACGCGTACGCCACGCTCCAGGCCAACGGCCGCTACGCGGAGCCGCTGACGCTCCTGCGCGTGCGCGACGCGAAGGGCACGGTGCTGGAGGAGCACCAGCCGGCCTTCGAGGAGACGCTGCCCCCGGCGGTGGCGTACCTCACGACGTCGCTGATGCGCAGCGTGGTGGAGGACGGCTCGGCGCGCGCGGTGCGGGAACTGAACCGGCCCGCCGCGGGCAAGACGGGCACCACCAACGAGTCCAAGGACACGTGGTTCAACGGCTACACGATGGACTGGGTGGCCAGCGCGTGGGTGGGCTTCGATGACAACTCGCCCCTGGGCAGCAGCGAGACGGGCGGCCGGGCCGCGCTGCCCATGTGGCTCAACTTCATGCGGGTGGCGGAGGAGGGCCTGCCCGCGCGCGACTTCGAGGTGCCGCCGGGCGTCACCCAGGTGCGCATCGACCCCGTCACCGGGCTGCTCGCGGGCAACGCCGTTCCGGGCCGGATGGAGCCCTACCTGGAGGGCACCCAGCCCACCGCCGAGGCCCCGCCGCCCGGACAGGTGACGCCGGACAACTACTTCCTGGAGGAAGGTGGCAAAAGGGGGCTGTGA